The genomic segment ACACAGTATGAAATGTTTTaactattaaatactatttaattattaatttcaataCCTTGgtaattaatatataaatataattttgactagagatgggccgaatatggactttgccgaaaaCGAATATttggccgaacattcggttcagctcttaccgaaccgaacattcggccgaatattcggttacgccatatttagaaagcggatgttaagattgAAACGATTAAATAATTGATAATGgtttacatatgttactagaactacataTGTTCTCAGTATTTAATGGATTTAACTAaaacagttaaaacaactctgaactcttctcaattAAACTACGTTTTTTTcaattttgtatttatattttgacgcataggcaattatctctttttagtagttgcttagaaagctactaaaatagggaGCTTATTGTCCAAAGGAATAcctaagatcttcattagttatttactttgtttattcggtaaatattcggcaatgcaactgAAATATTCAGCCTAATACGAACATTgcaaaacttgccgaatattcggcccatgtCTAATTTTGACCAAAATAATCATGTATCCCTGAAGTCCATTGGTACATTATGTCTGCCTGTCTCTATAAAGATTGTAGATATATATGAGCTCTTCTGACTTTACAATCACAAGATTTAAAGATTTGACTTAGTCAGTGAATTAAAATTATGGTATTTATGGCGTTCATTTgtctttttaaataataataaataatataaaataaaaagccttttatttcctgTTATTATGTACAATGAAATCTTTGCTATTTGTTAGTAATTGTTAGTTTTTTTCTCTAGTtctaatttagttttttgttagtgattacatttatattttaagtaagtttacaattaaatcttTTTATAAACAGGAACCCCTTAGGTGAAGGCCTCTTCCAAAGCTAGCCATTTTTGTCGGTCTTGAGCAATTTTTTGCCAGTTTGGTCTGGCGATTTTTTTGATGTCCTCATCCCAGCGTGCATTTGGTTTTCCTTGTCGGCGCTTTCCAGCAGGACCTTTCCATGTCGTAACTGATTTCGTCCATCTGTGGTCCTTTAGGCGCGCTACGTGTCCAGCCCATCTCCATTTTAATTTCCTTGCCTGGCTGAGAGCATccattgtttttgttttagcTCTTATTATGCTGTGTCTTATTTTGTATATCTTTTTCAGATTTAGCATGCTGCGTTCCATGTCTCTCTGACATGTAATTATCTTGTTTTTGGCCTTATCGCTGAAATTCCAAGTTTGGCATCCGTATATTAAACTGGGGATTAGGCAAGTGTCCATAACTTTCTTTTTTAACGATATAGGCATTtcacttttaaatatttctttataGTTCCAGTACTTGCCCCATGTGCTTTTGACTCTCCTCTCTATTTCCAGTTCATTGTTGTTATGGTTGAAGCCAATCATTTTTCCCAAATATATATAATGGTCTACATATTCTAATGGTCTGCTGTCTAAAATTAtatctatttttttaaagtttgacatggttttggttttgtttatatttatctcaAGGCCTACTTGTTTACTAGCATTGTGTAGAGTTGCTATCATAGATTGAAGACTACATGCTGATTCTGCTAGTAACACCAGATCATCTGCAAACCTGAGATGGCTTAGATACTTGCCTTGGATAAATAAACCTTTGTTTTTCCATTCTAGTTTGCAAATAATGTTTTCTAATATGGCTATGAAGATAGTTGGGGACAGGGGGTCTCCCTGACGTACTCCTCTTTCTACCGGAAAACTTGGACCAATATTATCTAACTTTATTTTGCTGGTGCTCTTGGAATATAAATTtcttattatacttatgtattcTGGCTCTACCTCCTGAGCATTTAAGGTATTCCATATGCAGTCATGAGAAACAGTATCAAAAGCCTTTTGATAATCAATGAACACGATGTAAAGTGGTCGTCAAAATTCTTGATATTTCTCAATGATTTGTTCTAGGCTGTGAATGTGATCTATGGTCGAGAAGCCCTTTCTGAAGCCGGCTTGTTCTATTGGTTGCTTCTTATCCAGAGTTACTTTTATTCTTTGATTAATGATTGTGGAGAAAAGTTTGTATGTAGTTGGCAGTAAACTGATGGGCCTATAATTGCTAATATCTTTGTGGTTTCCTTTTTTGTATAGTAAAATTATATTAGATTCTGACCATTGTGACGGCGTTTGTCTTTTTAACAGCAAGGAACATTTTCTATAGGACAAGACCAAACACAACACAACATTATCTCTGACACAGTAACAATTTGTATttgtaagtacagtcaaccaattggaaccctaggccactgtagaactatgtcatagtgacgttataaatcagattgtaagaaaagaagtggcctagggttccaattggttgactgtactttttACTATACAGAATGCACCATAAACATGGTCAATACCTTTACAAGTAGCGGCATATAAGTTTAGCGCTGACCGTTATTGCGCATTTATAAGATTCTAGTTAGAAGTACGGTCTAAAATATGTAGTAATGGATAAAGTTACATAAAGATGTGTTTGGAtataattacatttaaaaaaatgtgttaaagGCTTTCTTATTGGTCAAGTTAAATAACACAGGCTGGTATCAGAAGGAtaagttttttgtttttattttgttgtacaATAGGCTATATAAAGTATTAAAGAAAACTCACCCCTAGTGTGCTTGGCAAGACTCCGGACCAACTCCCATTTCTCGATCATGTGGGCCACTTTACCCCCCAACACGGTGACCACACTGGGTGTGAGCCAGATGACCCCATGGCACACCTCCAACCCCTCATTCTTCAGCAACAATTTGGTTCCCGGCGGCGTATTTATACTTATACTAGAGATTGGGCTTGTCTCCAATCCAGTGCATGAACTTTTCCCGTCATTTAAGATCAATTTTAACATTCGTGGCGCATAATTAGATTCTTCATTAGCTTTCGGTGCCGACACATTCCGTATCTTTTGTATTTGCACGACGATCGGTTTCTCGAGCTTCGACGGATCCTTAGGGAAATCCTCAGGAAACGCGGCCTCGCCAATATCCCGCAGGTCGTACTGGAAACAGTCATGTTAGAATTGAAATCGGTTAGCCTTTCATATACCGAGTTATACCACCGTAATTACTTACATCTAAAGCTCGTTTGGTCAGAACATCTACATCCTGAATTGTTCCGTTCTCACTAATAGTATCGAAACCTTCTTGAGTAATGTGCCTGAAAGAATCACACGGTCATTAAGTAATAGTCCAGATACAAGACCAGCTAACAGTTTTGTGGTTTAATTACCAGCCAAGTTCTGCGAGATTTTCCCTAATTGACATGTTTTCATTTGCGGCTCATTCTTCcttagaaattaaatataaaaatttcacgCCAGTCGCCAATCGTCCAAGACATACGGTACCATTTGTCAAACAATGTCAAAATGGCATAGCATAGACAATAAAAAGCCATTTCACTGTGCAATAAAAACGCTGAAAATGATCAATGAATAGAAGAATGAACAAAATGAATATAAGGGTTACTTAGATCCACCCGTTCGCCCAGGAGTGAAAGAGAAAAATTTCTGCAATTGACTAGTAGTAGTTTGTGACTACTTTACTTTCGCAGTTCACCCCGATAGCAAGTAGGTGAATATACTTTTGACAGATAGATAATCTATGCGATGACGTTAATAGTTCAACAAGTCTGATAAACATTGTACTAATTCTAACTGTATTAGATTATTCCAAATTTACCTAGTCTAATCTCACCGTTAAATCGAACAGTGTAAATtagaagctaaataaaatgtcatcGGTAACGTTCTCAATTTAATATTGCAATTTATTCATGTTTCTCCTTTTGCGTTGTCTTTCAAACCGTTTAGAATTTAGAAGTAAAGAAGCAGTGTATGCTCTAACATAAAAATTTTATTTGTTCCAGACTCATATTTTCAACGTAGAAATGACTTGCGAAGGCTGCTCTGGAGCAGTGGAAAGAGTCCTCAACAGGCTCAAGGGCCAAGGAGTAGATGCTATCACCATTAGCTTACCAGAACAGAAGGTTTCCGTAACCTCAACGCTTAGCGCTGATCAGCTATTAGaggttattaaaaaaacagGCAAGAAGACTACATATGTGGGAACACAGTAAACACAATCTGAAGCATAAAACTTCATTGCCTGGATAAGTTTtttgtttaacactttcgctaccaagaacccgactgtcgggtacaccgctcgtagaagcgtagccgattacatgggtttccccgtatgtagcgaaaatgtcgtagcgccgcgtagagcccggtttcgaaagtgttaaccaGGAGCAGGCCCTTGTTATACGTTTCTGGCTGTTTATTCTTGATCAAGAAAAAGGGCACTATCCAATGTTATCTATTTTCATGGTCTAGGTATTTCCATTCAACCCCACCAGGCACAGAAGTGGTAGTATATGTTTGGTGGGTATAAATGACAGCATATCATTATGTTACTTGCACCCAAGTCTGTTTCCCTGTCATTTCTTCCCATCATAAGATTTactattctgttttcaatataatGTTTCAGTTTTTGATaatgattattattaaaatCTTTGCCCTTATCAAATTACTAAACGATGTTGATTACATGAACATAAAATGGGCGTGAATACATATTAATTGCTAATTCATCACTGCTACTCACATTGTCACCACAAGTAGTCAGTCAACCTGTTTTGTTATATTATATGGTTTATGTATTCTATTACAGAGTGCACAAATGCATTAAAGTCTGTCTAATTTCttgatatatatgtataaattaaaaaaaaaaacaatcctaATCATGGAAAACAGTTTTTGGATCCcttttaatatattattgtattactTTGGTTAAAATTAGGGTAAATTGCCAGTAACTGGCCACCTTGTACTAAAAATGAACTCTGTGTATTCATGAACAGAATTCATTTTAGCATAACATGGCCAGTACTAgaaattttatgtaaaaatgagCTCTATTTATATGTTAAGTTATTGGATACTAGTCAGTTACTGGCAATTTACCCTATTAATATTTACCTCTGTTTAGATACATATTTCCCTGtgacaaaaatattatagacaATATATAAAACTAGATcattttaacagtattttaagaaatatatattttttatacaaattatgTGGTTTTTATTCAACCACCTACAGAATGAAATAAGTAAATCATAAGTTTCTTTACTTTTTAATATCTTGAAATTAAACAAACTAATACTGCTATACAGCATTTTCAAGAGTGTTAACTCTAAGGTCTACTAGGTCCACCGCCTCATGGAGAGCATTCAAATGGTCTACAATTGCATTCATAGTGGGCAGGACGTCGGCACAGTCACAGTCCTTCAATTTACTACTATTACAAGTGTAAGTTAAATCTGTCTTGACTTTCTTCTCAAGAGGTTCATGTCTGTAAGTATCATTCAAGAGTTTGAATCCACTGTTGATTGGGAAGCTCCTTTTTCTACCAACCCATTCTATAGTTCCGCTTGTATAACAGATATCATTCTCTTTCAACTTAATCATGCCAAACAAATCTTCCTCTGAATTAGGTTCATTTATAGTGTTATTGCTGGTGATACAAGGCATGGTGTAAGTAGTACGAGATGGTGCCACACGAGGTATATGACTCATGTCGCCGACAGTGCCGGTACTTACACACTCAACTGACTTCCCTGACTTCCGTGTTGTATGTAGGTCAGAACTTGTTATGTTTTGGTGACTAGAATTCTGGGATAGTTCAACCTCTTCTTGGCGAGATTCCAATATGGTGCTGTTTGCTCTGGGTTGTTCGCGAAATGTTGCCGATCTTGCACTGCTTGATGGACTCAAGCTTCTGGTAAGTAATCGAAAGTGTTTCCGGCTAGATAGGCTACTCATCGGTACTGCATTTGGTCTGTCAATGTCACATGTCTGACAGCCTGTGCTTTCAGGTGGATCAATGTGGACGAAAGAGGCTTGGGGATACTTGCTGCTATGATAACATAGATACCAAATCTTGCTCCCCTGATGTGCATATGATTGAATAAATTAGTTTTTTGACATTATATATCTATCATGATGAAGAATGTTTAATATGATTAATAGGCGCAATTATCTCTGAACTGTAGTTTCTGAATGGCTTTAAAGTACTCTGAGGAAACAGCAGAGATTGACCAGTCCTGCATATAAagatagttttattttagtggGCTTATTCTAATATCGAAAATATAATGTCTCTAAATGCATATTATCATGTTTTACATATATCTATTATGTTTCTATTTACACTAACTAATGAAGAACTATTAAGCTACTCTGAATGGTTTTTTCACAACCTGTTTTTTCCCTTTCACAGAAGTGGGAGATCGAGATTTATGTGATCCCAAATtttctttcatttcatttgaaACCTCTGTAAAATTGGTATTCCACAGAAGCAcctgcaaaaaaaaattatatgattCACAAGATAATTTATAACTACCTATAAAACTGGTTACAAATTAACAAAAATCCATTAACCAAACCAATAGCAATCAAATACTTTCATTATTAGAgaaaattcaattcaaaaatgGTTAGAATTTTCTTACTCTTAGTCTTAGGCTCAGATCTGGCTTCACACCTGAGTCTACTATAATATAGTTAATAATGATCTATATtctaaatgccatttttttttttagtttctaaTGGAGTACTTATGTCTTATAGCCCACCTGTTTGTCTTCACCAGCTGATGCAAAATAGTCTCCACCAGGAGAGAAATTGATTGCATTGACTGAACCAGTGTGCCCagtaagagtaaacaaaggatGACCCTCAAGCAAGTCCAAAATCTGAAATAATATTGGGTTACAGACACCAAACAACCTTATTTTGAAACCCATCAAATTCTGTAAATTCACATTTCATACCTTTATTTTTCCATCTTTACTAGCTGTGAGAATGTAGCTGCCACTAGGATGAAATGACAACTGCGTGACTGCATCACTGTGTATACTGTAACATGTAAAAGGCCATAACATTAAAACCAGATTATgcacttaaaattaaaagtaaaaaaagggAACATGTGGTAGTCTGAATGAGtttaaattagaaaataaattttcaaattaactttaaaaaaggggCTATAGGGGTAAATTTGTAATACAtatatatcatcatcctccttgccttatcccggcatttgccacggctcttgggagcgtggggtccgctctgacaactaattccaagatttggcgtaggcactagttttacgaaagcgactgccatctgaccttccaacccgaagggtaactaggccttattggaattagtccggtttcctcatgatgttttccttcaccgaaaagtgactggcaaatctCAAATGactttcgcacataagttccaaaaaactcattggtacgagccggagttcgaacccgcgacctccgaatcGAAAGccacacgctcttaccactaggccaccagcagTAAATTTGTAATACATATTATCAATGAAAATTTACCTGTAATACTGTACAAGATTATGAGTTCTAACATCATACAGTTTGACATTGCCTTTGGTTGTTCCCACGGCAATATAGCAACCAGAGGGGTGCCATGCTAAACACATTCCAAAACCTTTCTGATCTTTATAAGTGTGAACCTCTTTTCCAGAGTCTGGGTCCCAGAGCATTGTTGTCTTGTCATCAGAACATGAGGCTATAATGCAGCCATCATATGACATCCGGGCACAACGGACCCAGTTCTTATGACCAACAAAAGATGATATAAACTTGTATCTCTCATTGGACCATAGCTTGATTATTTTGTCATCTGATGCTGTTAAGATCTGTGAAcaatttatatttctttaataagCCAATAAATGTAAATTGTTTGACTGTTTATATTGGAGTCATATTCATGCCACACCCTCCAACATACCTTTGATTCATCAGGTGTGAACTGCACCGAGCGCACGGTCTGCGAATGCGCCTTGAAGACGCCGGTGCTGCCCGTTACTGTCGGCACCCAGAGCCGCACAGTCTTGTCGCGAGATGCTGAGGCCATGTGCTTGCCCGAAGGCGAGAACGTTACGTCCGTTACAGCTTCCGTGTGCCCTTGGAACCGGTAACTCTTCATACACCCATGTAGCTGCCATAACTGAAAGTTTCACGTAACGGTTAGTTATGAAGAAGCTGAAATACGAGTTACTATAAACTATAATCATTTGTTACTTACTAGAATACTGTTGTCTAAAGACCCTGTTGCTATTTGATTTTCATTTCCGCTAAAATAAAGCGAAGTGATAGCATTTTTATGTCCCTTTAATTGTTTGTCTAGCGACGGTTCTGCCAGTGTAGATTCCTCTTCCATAGTTATAAGTTTTCACGATTTAGTAGTTTTGTTTTGTAAGTTTTTACAGCTCACTGGATATTAAAATTGGCACCTTCTGTTTCCAATATCAATTCAAATTGAACTGACAGCTCCAAAAACACAACAAAAACCATTGACAAACTCGTTTTGCTCAACTAGTGCTACCCCAAATCCCATAAATTTGCGATTTACGGTTTTTATTTCAAGGGTACTGGCAAGTtgagtgtaaaaaaaaacatcaaaagtTTTGTCTATGGAACATTGTAAATCAGAAAATTCACCACACGAGGTGttacttttgtttttaaatttatttggtGTATTATTCTCGTAAATCTAATTCATTTACTTCTTCTTATTcacctaaacaaatctagtttCACTTTCCAACCTTAATTATGTGTAAGTTGCTCAGCTATTTGAAAAATGCATTTAAGAGCACACCGGGCAGGTGTCATATTTTAATTTGCAATAACACTAGTCTTTATATGGGCAATATTGTTTCAGTGTCGTGATACGCATGAAATGGAGTGAAAGGAATATTGTTCTATGGAGATAGAGTATTGCCAAGCaggtaaattataatataagttttCTTTCAccatttgatttatttattttatttatcatagATACTTACACAATTATGCGCGTGGTGATAGTCCCATATTGGTTATTTCCAGCTCAACAGATTACTAATATATTGTACATTTATGTCATAAAAAAATTCTGACAATTTTACAAAGTTTTTGGCACTGTTTTCATGACCAGAATCTGAGCTCAATGAACGTCGGTGGGATGGGGGAAGTAGGCGGAGAGGTGGCACTCATCGCCGACGAGCTCAGCCGTGCCGTGGAGCTCACTCTCAATCCGACAGTCTCTCATGAGGCTCGCAATCAGGCCTACAATGCTTGTGAAAGGTATGTCAACATTTCACTACATATTGCAACTTGTTTTTAAATGATGAAATttgctttaatatttttgtttttgtagctTTAAAGAAAGTTCACCATGGTGTGCTCAAGCTGGGCTGTTGCTGGCAAGCGGACAGTATTCTGCAGTTGTCAAACATTTTGGTTTGCAACTTATGGAGCACACAGTGAAGTACCGTTGGACACAGATCACTCAAGCTGAGAAGATATTTATTAAGGTATGAGTGTGGTATAAGGTAAGTATGTAATATATAGTCTCCAGGTACAAAATATGTGAGTGAGTAAGTAAgcaagtaagtaaacactttattgtataaGAAAAGACTACaacacatattttaaataaaaaaaatccttaaGAAATGAAAAGTGTGAGTTTAGTAAAACTTTGTACTTTGTTGCTTTTTGTCCCACTTTGTAAATTGCTATGAAGCTGctgtgtcagtttattcatattaagTTACAAGTCAGTCTCGTCTTTATAGTTAGCAtcaaagtgggatgttttacCAAAACACTATCACAAATTTCTGCTAAAGTTTCAAAATCTATTTTGGACTTGTAACTGAATGATAAAGAGTtccaaatttaaaacaaaacaaatgtttCTGGGTGTTAGAAAGCAAACATGCAGGGATCTTACCTGCCTGTAAGCTAGTATGATTTAAATTGTACAAAAAAATCactgtatatttattaaaacaatgGATGGTGGGATATTCTGGACTCATTTTTGATTGGTTGGCCAGAAGTAGCACTAAACAGATAAGAATGGAAAAAGAGAAGGAGGTATTTGCCCAGCTTTGGGACATAGCaggctctaaataataatataaataatgatttattaACTATTTTCACAAATGCTATGGCAGTTGCCCTAGCCTTGTGTTTCCTGTCGGCATGCCTTAAAAATGTTAATAGGTACAgtcggccaagaaagtggtctaccagtttttacaaaagtttctgtgagctctaacgatcgctaaggttTACTTGACACACGGCATGACGTAAACATCATATATAGACAGAGcgattgtcactgacataatattattgcaagtgcaagcggaaatcgaccttgttgtctcatgacgtttAAACGAACCTCACCCtcacatttttggtcgactgtactaATCATTAATAATTGGCTGCATGTTATAGTTACCTACTACTGCTACTTAAACACATTTTTGAATATGGGATCTCTTTATTATTCACTAAAAGCCAAAATAGGTTTGAAATATATGCAAAAAAAATTGGATCAGTGGTCTTAGGAAATCAAAGGTATTGAAATGAAAGTATTGAATGGTTTGGTGAGGAATTTTGGTTCTGTTTCTAGGTTTCTATTGTATTAAATGGGGCatgaataaaaacataaatatgaTGATCAAACAAAGGTTCTACAAAAGCCACTGCAAAAACTAGATCTGCTTTTATGACAACCTTGACACACTTTAGCGCTATAATGGCTATGTGGGGCATTGGTTTATACTGTGTTGCTAATCAGTGATTTAGGTGCTCACACAACTGATTAAACATTGAATTTGCTAACATTTAACTTTTAACCAAGTaatgttattgttttttttttgtcactaAGAAAACTTAAGCCTTGGTCATCTATTATGGGCAGTGAAATCCTAGCCAGCTCAGCTAGATTATATCATGATGATTGATGCAATTAGTTCTAAAATGAGATGCAATAAAACCTAAACTTAAAGTTAACCTTTTAAAGACCATGAATATATAAAGGTAATGTTCCTCCCGAGGCTGTTTGGTCAGTATGTACCCAGCTATTGACTTGCCTGTTTTGAAAGTTTTGTCTTAATTGTCTCAGTTTATAATTAAGTGAAcattgattcaacatcccaatTTGTGTTGTAGGAAAATGCGATGAAACTGTTGTACATCGGCGGCTGGGACCAGGGTCACCTGAACGACGCACTCGCACGGGTAATTGTGGAGATGATCAAGCGCGAGTGGCCGCAGCAATGGCCGACGTTGCTCTCCGAGCTGAGCGACGCCTGCGCGCGCGGCCATGCGCACACGCAGATCGTGCTTCACGTTTTCCTGCGGCTCGTGGAAGATGTAGCTACGTTGCAGGTGAGTGGCTCTGGACGAGGCTCCTTGTAAAGCTGATTCGTCAATAATGCTTAAGGTGACAACTGATTGTGCTTTGATAGTAAAACACTTTGTAGTTCTAACATGACAGCATTTTGTTTGCATGCATGTTGAAGGTGCTGCTGCCGGGATCTTCACAGTGAATGATTTCATACATACGATTTTTGGCTGCAGTACAATTagatctaaaaataaatacagtgTGTACTAATATAtcaaattattcttattctttaAACAAAGCAAAAGATTCTGCAAAGTTTTGTACCTCaaatgtatttaatatttaaaaattaaatgttttacaAACTGGTTTGACATTTTACAAATTTACTGCGTGGAGGTTAAACTGCATTTAGTAAGATTGTTTACATTCACAAAGTCACGCATGAAATTGATAGATAAGAGCTGTATCGTTAATTGGCACGCCACGATTTGCGCGCTGGTTACTATACCACTTGACATTAATAATTTCTTACACCAAGAGTCTGCTCATGACCTAAATATAACTTAAATAAAAGATTTGATAAACCTTTagcaatattttaaattaaatgttcaaGTAAATAGTTAGATATTCAAGTTAACAATAGTTCATCAGAATAATTATTGCACTGTCCTCcagtgtttacataatattgttGTTTTTATTCACTCTCCATTTTATATTGTAATAAAGGTCTTGCCGATTCTACCTCTCACCAATT from the Leguminivora glycinivorella isolate SPB_JAAS2020 chromosome 8, LegGlyc_1.1, whole genome shotgun sequence genome contains:
- the LOC125228582 gene encoding copper transport protein ATOX1, which gives rise to MSSTHIFNVEMTCEGCSGAVERVLNRLKGQGVDAITISLPEQKVSVTSTLSADQLLEVIKKTGKKTTYVGTQ
- the LOC125228581 gene encoding uncharacterized protein LOC125228581, whose translation is MSSLSSRKHFRLLTRSLSPSSSARSATFREQPRANSTILESRQEEVELSQNSSHQNITSSDLHTTRKSGKSVECVSTGTVGDMSHIPRVAPSRTTYTMPCITSNNTINEPNSEEDLFGMIKLKENDICYTSGTIEWVGRKRSFPINSGFKLLNDTYRHEPLEKKVKTDLTYTCNSSKLKDCDCADVLPTMNAIVDHLNALHEAVDLVDLRVNTLENAV
- the LOC125228580 gene encoding POC1 centriolar protein homolog A-like; translated protein: MEEESTLAEPSLDKQLKGHKNAITSLYFSGNENQIATGSLDNSILLWQLHGCMKSYRFQGHTEAVTDVTFSPSGKHMASASRDKTVRLWVPTVTGSTGVFKAHSQTVRSVQFTPDESKILTASDDKIIKLWSNERYKFISSFVGHKNWVRCARMSYDGCIIASCSDDKTTMLWDPDSGKEVHTYKDQKGFGMCLAWHPSGCYIAVGTTKGNVKLYDVRTHNLVQYYSIHSDAVTQLSFHPSGSYILTASKDGKIKILDLLEGHPLFTLTGHTGSVNAINFSPGGDYFASAGEDKQVLLWNTNFTEVSNEMKENLGSHKSRSPTSVKGKKQDWSISAVSSEYFKAIQKLQFRDNCAY